AGGCGCAGGCCCGCGCCCCGGCCCTCCAGGACGATGCCCAGGTCTGGCAGCTGCTCGTACAGGCGCACGAAGGCGCTGAATTCCGCTCCGGCGGCCTCGCCGATGGCGGGCGTGGCGTCCAGTCCGGCGCGGTGGAGGCGCGAGGCCATCTCCCAGGCGCGGGGGCTGGGCCACGCGGGCTGCTGCGGGTCGAGGCGGTGCAGGAGTTCCGGGCGGAACGTCAGGAACGCGATGACGTGCTCGTGCAGGTTGCGGCCCAGGGCGTAGCTGCGCCAGGAGTCGAAGTCCGGGCGGACCGTCAGGTGCAGGAAGCGGTTGGCGAGGGGTGCGGGCATGTCGAACACGCTGGCGCGGTCCTCCTTGCGGTTCCCGGCGGCCCACACGAACCACCCGTCCGGCAGTTCGTAGCTGCCCACCCGGCGGTCCAGGATCAGCTGCTGCGCCATGCCCTGCATGGTGGGCGGGGCCATGTTCACCTCGTCCAGGAACAGGATGCCGCGCCCGTCACGGGGCAGGAATTCCGGCGGATACCAGCGGCTCACGCCACTGCCCTGCCCGTCGCTCTCGGGGACCGGCAGGCCGCGCAGGTCCGTGGGGGCCAGCTGCGACAGGCGCACGTCCACGAAGTCCAGGCCGTGCGCGGCGGCCACCTGCGCCACGACGCTGCTCTTGCCCACGCCGGGGGGGCCCCAGATCATCGTGGCGAGTTTCAGGTCCCCGCGGACGAGGGCGTGCAGGTACGTCTGAAGTTCGGCAGCAGTCAGGCTCACGCGCTGAGGCTACCGCAACGGGGCTGCCCGGCGCGGTGAGCGCGCGTGCAGGCGGCCTTCAGGGTGCGGGGTGGGGTCGGTGGTGCTCCAGCAGGGTGGTGTTACAGGGGCACGGTGCAGGTGACCGAGGTGCTGCCGCCGCCCGCGAGGTGTTTCGTGCCCTGGATGTCCAGTTTCACGCTGGGCGCGCCCCGGCCCCAGGTGGCGTGGAAGTCCAGTTCTTTCGGTTCGGTCGCCGTCACGGAGTCGTCGATCAGCCAGATCACCTGATGCAGGTCCGGGAGGGTCTGATGCCCGAAGACGCGGATGGCCTGGGCGGTGGGCGTGAACGAGTACGTCAGGGTCGGGCTGGTGAAGGTGTACGCGCCGTCTGCCGCGACGGTCAGGGAGCATGCCGATCCGCTGAGGGTCGTTCCGGTATACGTCCCCGCGAGGCAGCTGCTCGCGGCGGGGTCCGACGAGGTGTTCACGACCGGGCACGCCGCGAGGCGCGTGGTGATCGCGTTTCCCGGTGTGGGGGTGGGCGCGGGGTTCGGTGAGGGACTGGGGGTGCCGCCACACGCGGCGAGCAGGATCGGGAGGGTCAGGACAAGCGGGAGTCGTCGGGACATCAGGTCCTCCGGTTGAAATGAAAGAGGCGTCCGCCGCGGCTGGGCAGACGCCGGCGGTGTGCG
The Deinococcus sedimenti DNA segment above includes these coding regions:
- a CDS encoding ATP-binding protein yields the protein MSLTAAELQTYLHALVRGDLKLATMIWGPPGVGKSSVVAQVAAAHGLDFVDVRLSQLAPTDLRGLPVPESDGQGSGVSRWYPPEFLPRDGRGILFLDEVNMAPPTMQGMAQQLILDRRVGSYELPDGWFVWAAGNRKEDRASVFDMPAPLANRFLHLTVRPDFDSWRSYALGRNLHEHVIAFLTFRPELLHRLDPQQPAWPSPRAWEMASRLHRAGLDATPAIGEAAGAEFSAFVRLYEQLPDLGIVLEGRGAGLRLPDEPSVRYAAVVGLAARASTADEAYHAFTWLADSAGPEWLQLYVATLVSKFQAIGQLADLAELVGRDERLATLVQTTLSLTESA